Proteins encoded together in one Meles meles chromosome 7, mMelMel3.1 paternal haplotype, whole genome shotgun sequence window:
- the NOPCHAP1 gene encoding NOP protein chaperone 1 codes for MEVRGEPQSGASCSSSPRDCSAVPVSKDLLTAGSGGRGGIWDRLLISPKPNCRKKSALQTVRIERSPLLDQVQTFLPQMAQANEKLREEMAAAPPGRFNIEDIDGALGKVIQMDVALFEMNQADSKEEDSSEESSQDSSEDSSESEGEDDGASEVTIDNIKLPHSEGGKGKIEVLDSPASKKKK; via the exons ATGGAGGTCCGCGGCGAGCCGCAGTCTGGCGCGAGCTGTTCGTCGTCCCCCCGGGACTGCTCAGCGGTCCCGGTGTCCAAGGACCTGCTGACAGCCGGGAGCGGCGGCCGTGGAG GTATATGGGACAGGTTACTCATCAGCCCCAAGCCTAACTGCAGAAAAAAGTCCGCTCTTCAGACAGTTCGGATAGAAAGGAGTCCCT TGTTGGACCAAGTACAGACCTTTCTACCACAGATGGCTCAGGCAAATGAAAAGCTAAGAGAAGAAATGGCAGCTGCCCCACCTGGTCGTTTCAATATTGAAGATATTGATGGGGCTCTTGGAAAAGTTATACAAATG GACGTGGCCTTGTTTGAGATGAACCAAGCTGATTCAAAAGAAGAGGACAGTTCAGAAGAGAGTTCGCAAGACAGCTCGGAGGACAGCTCAGAATCTGAGGGGGAAGATGACGGCGCTTCTGAAGTCACCATAGATAACATTAAGCTTCCTCATTCAGAAGGTGGAAAAGGCAAGATTGAGGTTTTGGACAGTCCTGccagtaaaaaaaagaaatag